One Lacunisphaera limnophila DNA window includes the following coding sequences:
- a CDS encoding response regulator transcription factor: MKPVVRVVIVEDHVLFREMVTTVVNGIEGLRVVGWACNESEAITLCWRERPDLIVLDLILPENHGVATLDRLTTICRSARVLVFSGNLTPGLIRQVLAAGPHSLIGKGATLDEFRRALQAVAAGRTYFSPEIAADIRSMVAAPGVAPPGGGLPLSPREESVLAGLAKGLNSREIAGQLGLSPHTVANHRSRLMRKLGLHRVAQLSLYAASRGLLDLPASGPRTLASGR; the protein is encoded by the coding sequence ATGAAGCCCGTAGTCCGGGTGGTGATCGTGGAGGACCATGTGCTGTTCCGCGAGATGGTGACGACCGTCGTGAACGGGATCGAAGGCCTGCGGGTGGTGGGTTGGGCCTGCAATGAGAGCGAGGCGATCACGCTGTGCTGGCGGGAGCGGCCCGACCTGATCGTGTTGGATCTGATCCTGCCGGAAAACCATGGGGTCGCCACGCTGGACCGGCTGACCACGATCTGCCGGAGCGCCCGCGTGCTGGTTTTCTCGGGCAATCTCACGCCGGGCCTGATCCGGCAAGTACTGGCCGCCGGCCCGCACAGCCTGATCGGGAAGGGGGCGACGCTGGATGAATTCCGGCGGGCGCTGCAGGCGGTCGCGGCCGGGCGCACGTATTTCAGCCCGGAGATTGCCGCGGACATTCGTTCGATGGTGGCGGCGCCGGGCGTCGCGCCGCCGGGCGGCGGGTTGCCGCTCAGTCCGCGGGAGGAATCGGTCCTCGCCGGCCTGGCCAAGGGCCTGAACTCGCGGGAAATCGCGGGCCAACTCGGCCTGAGCCCGCACACCGTGGCGAACCACCGCAGCCGCCTGATGCGCAAGCTCGGCCTGCACCGCGTGGCGCAACTCTCCCTCTATGCCGCCAGCCGCGGGCTCCTCGACTTGCCCGCCAGCGGGCCGCGCACCCTGGCCTCGGGCCGTTGA
- a CDS encoding response regulator, giving the protein MTAGLAIRFHPLSTTMGKSPSLTVETGPATKAVSVVIVDDHPVLVSYLTELLQRNERYKVVGRADTAKGALEVCREKKPALVFLDIVLLDSNDLTCLRQLRLEFPRIRVLVFTGRLGTTLVGDLLLAGANGILGKTVRMQEIIEATDRVADGGMYLCAQACDSVRKLVAAAPPDRTRRPELSRQELTVLQHIAAGLSTKQIASKMELSQNTINAFRGRLMKKTGRHTTADLVLHAARLGLVRVPGLRVATTNPTG; this is encoded by the coding sequence TTGACTGCCGGTCTCGCGATCCGCTTCCACCCCCTCTCCACGACCATGGGCAAATCTCCCTCCCTCACCGTTGAAACCGGTCCGGCCACCAAGGCGGTCTCCGTCGTCATCGTGGACGACCACCCGGTGCTGGTTTCGTACCTGACGGAGCTGTTGCAGCGCAACGAGCGCTACAAGGTGGTGGGCCGGGCGGACACGGCGAAGGGCGCCCTGGAGGTCTGCCGGGAGAAGAAGCCGGCGCTGGTCTTTCTCGATATCGTGCTGCTCGACTCGAACGACCTCACCTGCCTGCGGCAGCTGCGGCTGGAGTTTCCGCGCATCCGCGTCCTCGTCTTCACCGGCCGGCTCGGCACGACCCTGGTGGGTGACCTGCTCCTGGCCGGGGCCAATGGCATTTTGGGCAAGACCGTCCGCATGCAGGAGATCATCGAAGCCACGGACCGTGTCGCCGACGGCGGCATGTACCTGTGCGCCCAGGCCTGCGACTCGGTTCGCAAGCTCGTGGCGGCGGCCCCGCCGGACCGGACGCGCCGGCCCGAACTGAGCCGGCAGGAGCTGACGGTGTTGCAGCACATTGCCGCGGGCCTGAGCACCAAGCAGATTGCCAGCAAGATGGAGTTGAGCCAGAACACCATCAACGCGTTTCGCGGCCGGCTCATGAAGAAGACCGGACGCCACACGACGGCGGACCTCGTGCTGCATGCCGCCCGGCTGGGCCTGGTCCGCGTGCCGGGCCTGCGGGTGGCGACAACCAACCCAACCGGCTGA
- a CDS encoding tyrosine recombinase XerC translates to MMSKSASSPAPEPALPEAVVREWLQPFLAYLAKERRYSAYTVRNYRQAVEDFVRWLGRSGRDPAGFGTLSARDVRDFVIEAQRRFGRRTLHSHVSGLRTFYRHAMREGRLDRNPFTGVPLPKLDKPLPKFLTESQMLHLLAGPEKLRANESIDDFAALRDRLVLEVIYGGGLRVSEAVGLNHGDVDFGQGSARVLGKGRKERICPLGDAAMAVLRKFRDMHAPAAGRADPVLLSDRRGRMTPGAVQKLVKRYLALADLPMDITPHKLRHSYATHLLNAGADLRSVQELLGHASLTTTQIYTHTSVARLKEIHAKAHPRA, encoded by the coding sequence ATGATGTCGAAATCCGCGTCCTCTCCCGCGCCTGAGCCGGCCCTGCCCGAGGCCGTGGTCCGGGAATGGCTGCAGCCGTTCCTGGCCTACCTCGCGAAGGAGCGCCGGTACTCCGCCTACACGGTGCGCAACTACCGGCAGGCGGTGGAGGATTTTGTGCGCTGGCTGGGGCGGAGCGGCCGGGATCCGGCGGGCTTCGGGACGCTGAGCGCCCGGGACGTGCGCGACTTCGTGATCGAGGCGCAGCGGCGGTTTGGCCGGCGCACGCTGCACAGCCACGTGTCGGGCCTGCGGACTTTCTACCGTCACGCCATGCGGGAGGGCCGGCTGGATCGCAATCCCTTCACCGGCGTGCCGCTGCCGAAACTGGACAAGCCGCTGCCGAAATTCCTGACGGAGTCGCAGATGCTGCACCTGCTGGCCGGCCCGGAGAAACTGCGGGCGAACGAGTCGATCGACGACTTCGCCGCCCTGCGCGACCGGCTGGTGCTGGAGGTGATCTACGGCGGCGGCCTGCGCGTGAGCGAGGCGGTCGGACTCAACCACGGCGACGTGGACTTCGGCCAGGGCAGCGCCCGCGTGCTGGGCAAGGGACGCAAGGAGCGGATCTGTCCCTTGGGTGACGCCGCCATGGCGGTCCTGCGGAAATTCCGCGACATGCATGCGCCCGCCGCCGGCCGGGCCGACCCGGTGCTGCTCAGTGACCGGCGGGGGCGGATGACCCCGGGTGCCGTGCAGAAACTCGTGAAGCGTTACCTCGCCCTGGCGGACCTGCCGATGGACATCACCCCGCACAAGCTGCGGCATTCGTACGCCACGCACCTGCTCAACGCCGGGGCGGACCTGCGCTCCGTGCAGGAACTGCTGGGTCACGCCAGCCTGACCACGACCCAGATTTACACCCACACCTCCGTCGCCCGGCTCAAGGAAATCCACGCCAAGGCGCACCCGCGGGCCTGA
- the mazG gene encoding nucleoside triphosphate pyrophosphohydrolase has product MTPIDELRQTMARLRAPDGCPWDREQTHQTLARCLIDECSELLDTIDRNDIPHMREELGDVLIQVVFHAQLAAERGDFNFDDVAREINDKLVRRHPHVFGDHTKLDTAGEVITKWEQIKATEKKNGPVQTGVFKEMPPRLPALLFAEAVMKQIEKKSLPADGVVPAASGPDGLTEAEAGRQLFALAAACRRAGVDPEMALRQECNRVMHDVEIRVLSRA; this is encoded by the coding sequence ATGACGCCGATTGACGAACTCCGCCAGACGATGGCCCGGCTCCGGGCGCCCGACGGGTGTCCCTGGGACCGGGAGCAAACGCACCAGACCCTGGCGCGCTGCCTGATCGACGAGTGCAGCGAGCTGCTCGACACGATCGACCGCAACGACATCCCGCACATGCGCGAGGAGCTGGGCGACGTGCTGATCCAGGTGGTGTTCCATGCGCAGCTGGCGGCCGAGCGCGGGGATTTCAATTTCGATGACGTGGCCCGGGAGATCAACGACAAGCTCGTGCGCCGGCACCCGCATGTCTTCGGCGACCACACCAAGCTCGACACCGCCGGCGAGGTCATCACCAAGTGGGAACAGATCAAGGCCACGGAAAAGAAGAACGGCCCGGTGCAGACCGGGGTGTTCAAGGAAATGCCGCCGCGGCTGCCGGCGCTGCTCTTCGCCGAGGCGGTGATGAAGCAGATCGAGAAGAAGTCGCTGCCGGCCGATGGCGTGGTGCCCGCTGCGTCCGGTCCCGACGGGCTCACCGAGGCGGAGGCCGGCCGCCAGCTCTTCGCCCTTGCGGCCGCGTGCCGGCGCGCCGGCGTCGATCCGGAGATGGCCCTGCGCCAGGAATGCAACCGCGTCATGCATGATGTCGAAATCCGCGTCCTCTCCCGCGCCTGA
- the trpC gene encoding indole-3-glycerol phosphate synthase TrpC — MDKLSEIMAHKRREVAPLLRPVYAAELEELNRRLPRPPSFAAALRRADGRLAIISEIKRRSPSAGAIKAGASAVAQARLYRAAGAAALSILTDTEYFGGSLADLIEVTADFAQGPAAPIPCLRKDFMVHPIQVMQAREAGASAILIIVRALDDDEITALHQAATAAGLDALFEIHHEEELTRALRHGAKIIGVNNRDLAHFRTDIGLSERLMPLFPRDVIAVSESGFATGADATRARACGAHALLVGESLMRAPDPAALIREFQGA, encoded by the coding sequence ATGGACAAGCTCTCCGAGATCATGGCCCACAAGCGCCGCGAGGTCGCCCCGCTGCTGCGTCCGGTCTACGCCGCCGAGTTGGAGGAACTCAACCGCCGGCTCCCCCGCCCCCCCTCCTTCGCCGCCGCCCTGCGCCGGGCCGACGGCCGGCTCGCCATCATCTCCGAGATCAAGCGCCGCTCCCCGTCCGCCGGCGCCATCAAGGCCGGCGCCTCCGCCGTGGCGCAGGCCCGCCTCTACCGCGCCGCCGGCGCCGCCGCCCTGTCCATCCTCACCGACACCGAGTATTTCGGCGGCAGCCTGGCCGACCTGATCGAGGTCACGGCCGACTTCGCCCAGGGCCCCGCCGCCCCCATCCCCTGCCTGCGCAAGGATTTCATGGTGCACCCGATCCAGGTGATGCAGGCCCGTGAGGCCGGCGCCAGCGCCATCCTGATCATCGTGCGCGCCCTCGATGACGACGAGATCACCGCCCTGCACCAAGCTGCGACCGCCGCCGGGCTCGACGCGCTGTTTGAGATCCACCACGAGGAGGAACTCACCCGCGCCCTGCGCCACGGGGCGAAGATCATCGGCGTCAACAACCGCGACCTCGCCCATTTCCGCACCGACATCGGCCTCTCCGAGCGTCTCATGCCGCTCTTCCCCCGCGATGTCATCGCCGTCAGCGAAAGCGGTTTCGCCACCGGTGCCGACGCCACTCGGGCCCGCGCCTGCGGGGCCCATGCCCTGCTGGTCGGCGAGTCGCTCATGCGGGCCCCCGATCCGGCCGCCCTGATCCGGGAGTTCCAAGGGGCCTGA
- the rsmA gene encoding 16S rRNA (adenine(1518)-N(6)/adenine(1519)-N(6))-dimethyltransferase RsmA — protein MPLSPSATRDLLTRLGHQPKRFLGQNFLVDGNIVRKSLELAGITAADTVVEVGPGLGTLTSALLEAGAEVWAVEKDRQLHAHLTETLVPAHPRLHLMEGDAMEEPLAGLPPEKSAAFKIVANLPYAISTPWMDAVLSGPLPVRMVLMLQQEAAQRYVAQPGTKLFGSISIFMQSAYVIEPGHRVGSGCFFPKPDIESVLLNLGRQPAPFVFPAATKALIRACFQQRRKQLGSILRDKVPAETLARWFARLEAAGHGPSSRAEQVPVALWREFMV, from the coding sequence ATGCCTCTCTCTCCTTCCGCCACCCGTGACCTGCTCACCCGCCTCGGCCACCAGCCGAAGCGCTTCCTGGGTCAGAATTTCCTGGTCGACGGCAACATCGTGCGTAAATCGCTCGAACTGGCCGGCATCACCGCGGCCGACACCGTGGTCGAGGTCGGGCCGGGCCTCGGCACGCTGACGTCCGCCCTCCTCGAGGCGGGCGCCGAGGTGTGGGCCGTGGAGAAGGATCGCCAGCTCCACGCGCACCTCACCGAGACCCTCGTGCCGGCCCACCCGCGCCTCCACCTCATGGAGGGCGACGCCATGGAGGAGCCCCTGGCCGGCCTGCCGCCGGAAAAATCCGCCGCCTTCAAGATCGTGGCCAACCTGCCCTACGCAATCTCCACGCCGTGGATGGACGCCGTCCTCTCCGGTCCGCTGCCCGTCCGCATGGTCCTCATGCTCCAGCAGGAGGCGGCCCAGCGCTACGTTGCCCAACCCGGCACGAAGCTCTTCGGCTCCATCTCGATCTTCATGCAGTCCGCCTACGTGATCGAGCCCGGCCACCGCGTTGGCTCGGGGTGCTTCTTCCCGAAACCCGACATCGAGTCCGTCCTTCTGAACCTCGGCCGCCAGCCCGCGCCCTTTGTGTTTCCGGCGGCCACCAAGGCGCTCATCCGCGCCTGCTTCCAGCAACGGCGCAAGCAGCTCGGTTCGATCCTGCGCGACAAGGTCCCCGCCGAGACCCTGGCCCGCTGGTTTGCCCGGCTCGAGGCCGCGGGTCACGGCCCCTCCTCGCGGGCCGAGCAGGTACCGGTGGCACTCTGGCGCGAATTCATGGTCTGA
- a CDS encoding GreA/GreB family elongation factor encodes MPKTELLAGIIARLEAELALLTSAALATHAEATDEENKAEDKYDTRGLEASYLAHGQSKAAEETALAVAQFRALSPRDATAGDPISLGALVIVADAGGRQSRYFIGPRAGGTEVTFGAHTIMVITPQSPLGRELVGRRLGDRVAIPLGGKRSELTISQII; translated from the coding sequence ATGCCCAAAACGGAACTGCTCGCCGGTATCATCGCCCGCCTCGAAGCCGAACTGGCCCTGCTCACCTCCGCCGCGCTGGCCACCCACGCCGAGGCCACCGATGAGGAAAACAAGGCCGAGGACAAATACGACACCCGCGGCCTGGAAGCCTCTTATCTCGCCCACGGCCAGTCCAAGGCAGCCGAGGAAACCGCCCTCGCCGTGGCCCAGTTCCGCGCCCTCTCACCCCGCGATGCCACCGCCGGCGACCCGATCAGCCTCGGGGCCCTGGTCATCGTCGCGGATGCCGGCGGCCGCCAGTCGCGTTATTTCATCGGCCCGCGGGCCGGCGGCACCGAGGTCACTTTTGGGGCGCACACCATCATGGTGATCACCCCGCAGTCCCCCCTCGGCCGCGAACTCGTCGGCCGCCGCCTCGGCGACCGCGTCGCCATCCCCCTCGGCGGCAAACGCAGCGAGCTGACGATCAGCCAGATTATCTGA
- a CDS encoding FKBP-type peptidyl-prolyl cis-trans isomerase, giving the protein MANAQLLIEKLITGTGASPKQGDLVTVHYTGWLTDGSKFDSSVDRDEPFQFGLGLRQVIGGWDQGVATMRIGDKVKLTIPPHLGYGAGGYPGAIPPNATLIFEVELLAIG; this is encoded by the coding sequence ATGGCCAACGCACAGCTCCTCATCGAAAAACTCATCACCGGCACCGGTGCCTCGCCCAAGCAGGGCGACCTCGTGACCGTTCACTACACCGGCTGGCTGACTGACGGCAGCAAGTTCGACAGCTCCGTCGACCGCGACGAGCCCTTCCAGTTCGGCCTCGGCCTGCGCCAGGTGATCGGTGGCTGGGACCAGGGCGTCGCCACCATGCGCATCGGCGACAAGGTGAAGCTCACCATCCCGCCCCACCTCGGCTACGGAGCCGGCGGTTATCCCGGCGCCATCCCGCCCAATGCGACCCTCATCTTCGAAGTCGAGCTCCTCGCCATCGGCTAA
- a CDS encoding GatB/YqeY domain-containing protein: protein MSSPTYDTLRAAIITAMKARDTATATALRTMDAAIQRAAMDASKEIDEALVMATFRKAVKNLSDARTEFEKGGRSDLVAANNAEIAILEKYLPKGLDAAKLEALVLEVIAATGATSKKDMGKVLGALKARPEAGLIDFGAASKLVQARLP from the coding sequence ATGTCCTCCCCCACCTACGATACCCTCCGCGCCGCCATCATCACCGCCATGAAGGCCCGCGACACGGCGACCGCCACCGCGTTGCGCACCATGGATGCCGCCATCCAGCGCGCCGCGATGGACGCCAGCAAGGAGATCGACGAGGCGCTGGTCATGGCCACGTTCCGCAAGGCCGTGAAGAACCTCAGCGACGCCCGCACGGAATTTGAAAAGGGCGGCCGCAGCGACCTCGTCGCCGCCAACAACGCCGAGATCGCCATCCTCGAGAAATACCTGCCCAAGGGCCTCGACGCCGCGAAACTCGAGGCGCTCGTCCTCGAGGTCATCGCCGCCACCGGCGCCACCTCCAAGAAGGACATGGGCAAGGTCCTCGGCGCCCTCAAGGCCCGCCCCGAGGCCGGCCTCATCGACTTCGGCGCCGCCAGCAAGCTCGTGCAGGCCCGCCTGCCCTGA
- a CDS encoding tRNA-uridine aminocarboxypropyltransferase, giving the protein MRIMCYRCFWPQPLCWCSSLHPMPTATRFVFLMHPKEFKEEKAGTGRLTHLCLPNSELHMGTDFTRDEAVAALLDDPGNRCVLLYPGREARNLSAGEFTAADLACRRLVVFLLDATWPLARKMLRLSPNLQALPRIMFTPTAPSRYIIKQQPQPGCLSTLEAVHELLVVLEQSGLDRYPEPAQLHGIFDRLQRIQLECAADPNRGGYRRQAYSDPAARTKSRGERGNRRDNYLKVPPAGTPGAPPPADPTAGSPAGPA; this is encoded by the coding sequence ATGAGGATCATGTGCTACCGGTGTTTTTGGCCGCAGCCGCTGTGCTGGTGCAGTTCGCTTCATCCGATGCCGACGGCCACGCGGTTCGTCTTCCTGATGCACCCGAAGGAATTCAAGGAGGAGAAGGCGGGCACGGGCCGGCTGACCCACCTCTGCCTGCCCAACAGCGAGCTGCACATGGGCACCGATTTCACCCGGGACGAGGCGGTGGCGGCGCTGCTGGATGATCCGGGCAACCGGTGCGTGCTGCTTTATCCGGGACGCGAGGCGCGCAACCTGTCGGCGGGCGAATTCACCGCCGCCGACCTGGCCTGTCGCCGCCTGGTGGTGTTCCTGCTCGACGCGACCTGGCCGCTTGCGCGGAAAATGCTCCGCTTGAGCCCCAACCTGCAGGCCTTGCCGCGGATCATGTTCACGCCGACTGCACCCAGCCGCTACATCATCAAGCAGCAGCCGCAGCCGGGGTGCCTGTCCACGCTCGAGGCCGTGCACGAGCTGCTGGTGGTGCTGGAGCAAAGCGGGCTCGATCGCTACCCGGAGCCGGCGCAGCTGCACGGGATCTTTGACCGCCTGCAGCGAATCCAGCTGGAGTGTGCCGCGGATCCGAATCGCGGCGGTTATCGTCGCCAGGCCTACAGCGATCCCGCGGCGCGCACGAAGTCCCGCGGCGAACGCGGCAACCGGCGCGACAACTACCTCAAGGTGCCGCCCGCGGGGACGCCGGGGGCGCCGCCTCCCGCGGATCCGACGGCAGGATCACCAGCGGGGCCAGCGTGA
- a CDS encoding Gfo/Idh/MocA family protein gives MLSPQFQGRALVRWGIIGCGDVTEQKSGPGFRHARDSALVAVMRRNGALAADYARRHQVPRWYDDAARLLADPEVDAVCIATPPDTHAHYALLAAAAGKPAYVEKPMARHTPECDRMIAAFAAAGQKLFVAYYRRSLPRWQRVQELIAAQELGRLTGVHYRLAMPKHHGPHAWRTCVEQAGGGHFLDLASHALDLIDFLVGPLQAVHGHAANLASSYAAEDCVTGSFLAGEVPGTIACNFAAALPDEQLTITGTKGEVRVTVLGHEPVVVETAAGLQRWDMPPPPHIAQPLIQACVDDLLGRDTAPSTGETARRTSAVMDTLLGAYYGGRQDEFWLRPETWPGRRG, from the coding sequence ATGTTATCGCCCCAGTTTCAAGGCCGCGCCCTCGTCCGCTGGGGGATCATCGGGTGCGGGGATGTCACCGAGCAGAAAAGCGGTCCCGGTTTCCGGCATGCGCGGGACTCGGCGCTCGTGGCGGTCATGCGGCGCAACGGGGCGCTCGCGGCCGATTACGCCCGGCGGCATCAGGTGCCCCGCTGGTATGACGACGCCGCCCGGCTCCTGGCCGATCCGGAGGTCGACGCCGTGTGCATCGCCACGCCGCCGGACACGCACGCCCATTACGCGCTGCTGGCGGCCGCCGCGGGCAAGCCGGCCTACGTGGAAAAACCGATGGCGCGGCACACCCCGGAATGCGACCGCATGATCGCCGCCTTCGCGGCGGCCGGGCAGAAACTCTTTGTCGCCTACTACCGGCGCAGCCTGCCGCGCTGGCAGCGGGTGCAGGAACTGATCGCGGCGCAGGAACTCGGCCGCCTGACCGGCGTGCACTACCGGCTGGCAATGCCCAAGCATCACGGCCCGCACGCGTGGCGCACCTGCGTGGAACAGGCCGGGGGCGGGCACTTCCTCGACCTCGCGTCCCACGCGCTGGACCTGATCGACTTTCTCGTGGGTCCGTTGCAGGCGGTGCACGGCCACGCGGCCAACCTCGCGTCATCGTACGCCGCCGAGGATTGCGTCACGGGCAGTTTCCTCGCCGGCGAAGTGCCCGGCACGATTGCGTGCAATTTCGCCGCCGCCCTCCCGGATGAACAGCTGACGATCACGGGCACCAAGGGCGAGGTGCGGGTGACGGTCCTGGGACACGAGCCCGTGGTCGTTGAAACGGCGGCCGGCCTGCAACGCTGGGACATGCCGCCGCCGCCGCATATCGCCCAGCCGCTGATCCAGGCCTGCGTCGATGACCTCCTCGGCCGCGACACGGCCCCCAGCACCGGGGAGACGGCGCGCCGCACGTCCGCGGTGATGGATACACTCCTTGGGGCCTATTATGGCGGACGGCAGGATGAATTCTGGCTGCGGCCCGAGACCTGGCCGGGCCGGCGCGGCTGA
- a CDS encoding Gfo/Idh/MocA family protein translates to MKTPAPRPDTGASAGIVPFNVSRRAFLQRCGLIAAATGLPAWFVERQQLQAAETEAAIAAKPSANGKPGIALVGCGGMGTWDGQNAGNHGNLVAVCDVDPARTEAAAVKYRELGHNPEKVSDFRRLLERDDIHVIVNATPDHWHTLINIAAAKAKKDIYSEKPLTLTVDEGRHVIAAVRENKVILQTGTQQRSSQRFRLACELVRNGRLGKLKQAKVWLPAGLIGGPFAPTPAPDGLNWDYWQGQAPAVSYVKERCHGTFRFWYEYSGGTMTDWGAHHNDIAYWAIGQIAPTQVESRRLSEPVAGGYNAIADYEVKYTYADGTGLIINTTKDDSIYGEHVNPQGQPNGIRFEGTDGWIWVNRDEIKASDPELLRKPLPDDAQRLYVSKEHMTNFFDCVRSRELPICDVETGHRSANMCHLGAISLRTQRALTWDYTAEKFTGEHAAEANPYLKREMRAPYDYSFCG, encoded by the coding sequence ATGAAGACTCCTGCTCCCCGTCCTGATACCGGCGCGTCCGCCGGCATCGTTCCCTTCAATGTCTCGCGTCGCGCCTTTTTGCAGCGCTGCGGGCTGATCGCTGCGGCCACGGGCCTGCCGGCGTGGTTTGTCGAGCGCCAGCAGCTGCAGGCGGCCGAGACCGAGGCCGCGATCGCGGCCAAGCCGAGCGCCAACGGCAAGCCGGGCATCGCCCTGGTGGGCTGCGGCGGGATGGGCACCTGGGACGGCCAGAACGCGGGCAACCATGGCAACCTCGTCGCCGTGTGCGACGTGGATCCGGCCCGCACGGAGGCGGCGGCCGTCAAGTATCGCGAGCTCGGCCACAATCCCGAGAAGGTATCCGATTTCCGCCGCCTGCTGGAGCGCGACGACATCCACGTGATCGTGAACGCCACGCCCGACCACTGGCACACGCTGATCAATATCGCGGCGGCCAAGGCGAAGAAGGACATTTATTCCGAGAAGCCCCTGACCCTCACGGTGGACGAGGGCCGGCATGTCATTGCCGCGGTGCGCGAGAACAAGGTCATCCTGCAGACCGGCACGCAGCAGCGCAGCTCCCAGCGCTTCCGCTTGGCCTGCGAGCTCGTGCGCAACGGCCGCCTCGGTAAGCTCAAGCAGGCCAAGGTCTGGCTCCCGGCCGGCCTGATCGGCGGTCCTTTTGCTCCCACGCCGGCGCCCGACGGGCTCAACTGGGATTACTGGCAGGGCCAGGCCCCGGCGGTGAGCTACGTGAAGGAGCGCTGTCACGGCACCTTCCGCTTTTGGTATGAATATTCCGGCGGCACCATGACCGACTGGGGCGCGCACCATAACGACATCGCCTATTGGGCGATCGGGCAGATCGCGCCCACGCAGGTGGAGTCGCGCCGGCTGTCCGAGCCTGTGGCCGGCGGCTACAACGCCATCGCCGACTACGAGGTGAAGTACACCTATGCTGACGGCACGGGCCTGATCATCAACACGACGAAGGACGACAGCATCTACGGCGAGCACGTCAACCCGCAGGGCCAGCCCAATGGCATCCGCTTCGAGGGCACCGACGGCTGGATCTGGGTCAACCGCGACGAGATCAAGGCGAGCGACCCGGAACTGCTGCGCAAGCCGCTGCCGGACGACGCCCAGCGCCTCTACGTGAGCAAGGAGCACATGACGAATTTCTTCGACTGTGTGCGTTCCCGCGAGCTCCCGATCTGCGACGTGGAAACCGGGCACCGCTCGGCCAACATGTGCCACCTCGGCGCCATCTCCCTGCGGACCCAGCGGGCCCTGACCTGGGACTACACCGCGGAGAAGTTCACCGGCGAGCACGCCGCGGAGGCCAATCCGTACCTCAAGCGCGAGATGCGGGCACCGTACGACTATTCGTTCTGCGGCTGA